One Neovison vison isolate M4711 chromosome 2, ASM_NN_V1, whole genome shotgun sequence genomic window carries:
- the DUSP13 gene encoding dual specificity protein phosphatase 13 isoform X1 → MGLPQPRLPPPALPAGPAAAGHRPELRGQSWSFLPATGLGHFVSLALALLVLLEALAQAETRKMVRTQCAVCPRACYPICFLLLPALHVGHCLQSPQQQHQVCGDRELEADSTNCPSEKTTAWARYPHSMDSLQKQDLRRPKIHGAVRGSPYQPPTLAYLQRLLWVRRAAMLSHVNEVWPNLFLGDAYAARDKSKLVQLGITHVVNVAAGKFQVDTGAKFYRGMPLEYYGIEADDNPFFDLSVYFLPVARYIRTALSVPQGRVLVHCAMGVSRSATVVLAFLMICENMTLVEAIRTVQAHRDICPNSGFLRQLQVLDNRLGRETGRL, encoded by the exons ATGGGTCTTCCCCAACCGAGGCTTCCTCCACCAGCTCTGCCAGCTGGACCAGCAGCTGCGGGGCACAGGCCGGAACTGAGGGGCCAG AGCTGGTCCTTTCTCCCTGCCACAGGGCTGGGCCACTTTGTTTCCCTGGCACTGGCCCTGTTGGTGCTGCTGGAGGCTCTGGCCCAGGCGGAGACCAGGAAGATGGTAAGAACCCAGTGTGCGGTCTGCCCTAGAGCATGCTACCCCATCTGCTTCCTCCTGCTGCCTGCGCTCCATGTTGGCCACTGTCTTCAGTCCCCTCAG CAACAGCATCAAGTGTGCGGAGACAGGGAGCTGGAAGCAGACAGCACAAATTGCCCGTCAGAGAAGACCACAGCCTGGGCCAGATACCCCCACAG TATGGACTCGCTGCAGAAGCAAGATCTCCGGAGGCCCAAGATCCACGGGGCGGTCCGGGGGTCCCCCTACCAGCCGCCCACATTGGCCTACCTCCAGCGCTTGCTGTGGGTCCGTCGGGCCGCCATGCTGAGCCACGTCAACGAGGTCTGGCCCAACCTCTTCCTAGGAGATGC GTATGCAGCCAGGGACAAGAGCAAGCTGGTCCAGCTGGGCATCACCCATGTCGTGAATGTCGCTGCAGGCAAGTTTCAAGTGGACACAGGTGCCAAGTTTTACCGTGGAATGCCCTTGGAGTACTATGGCATTGAGGCTGATGACAACCCCTTCTTCGACCTCAGTGTCTACTTTCTACCTGTTGCTCGATACATCCGAACTGCCCTCAGTGTTCCCCAGG GCCGTGTGCTGGTACACTGTGCTATGGGGGTGAGCCGCTCTGCTACAGTTGTCCTGGCCTTCCTCATGATCTGCGAGAACATGACCCTGGTGGAGGCCATCCGGACGGTGCAGGCCCACCGTGATATCTGCCCCAACTCGGGcttcctccggcagctccaggttCTGGACAACCGACTGGGGCGGGAGACAGGGCGACTCTGA
- the DUSP13 gene encoding dual specificity protein phosphatase 13 isoform X2, with the protein MDSLQKQDLRRPKIHGAVRGSPYQPPTLAYLQRLLWVRRAAMLSHVNEVWPNLFLGDAYAARDKSKLVQLGITHVVNVAAGKFQVDTGAKFYRGMPLEYYGIEADDNPFFDLSVYFLPVARYIRTALSVPQGRVLVHCAMGVSRSATVVLAFLMICENMTLVEAIRTVQAHRDICPNSGFLRQLQVLDNRLGRETGRL; encoded by the exons ATGGACTCGCTGCAGAAGCAAGATCTCCGGAGGCCCAAGATCCACGGGGCGGTCCGGGGGTCCCCCTACCAGCCGCCCACATTGGCCTACCTCCAGCGCTTGCTGTGGGTCCGTCGGGCCGCCATGCTGAGCCACGTCAACGAGGTCTGGCCCAACCTCTTCCTAGGAGATGC GTATGCAGCCAGGGACAAGAGCAAGCTGGTCCAGCTGGGCATCACCCATGTCGTGAATGTCGCTGCAGGCAAGTTTCAAGTGGACACAGGTGCCAAGTTTTACCGTGGAATGCCCTTGGAGTACTATGGCATTGAGGCTGATGACAACCCCTTCTTCGACCTCAGTGTCTACTTTCTACCTGTTGCTCGATACATCCGAACTGCCCTCAGTGTTCCCCAGG GCCGTGTGCTGGTACACTGTGCTATGGGGGTGAGCCGCTCTGCTACAGTTGTCCTGGCCTTCCTCATGATCTGCGAGAACATGACCCTGGTGGAGGCCATCCGGACGGTGCAGGCCCACCGTGATATCTGCCCCAACTCGGGcttcctccggcagctccaggttCTGGACAACCGACTGGGGCGGGAGACAGGGCGACTCTGA